Within the Sporosarcina luteola genome, the region TCCTCCCTATCAAAGATGATCATGTCCTGTTCAATGACTTGCAAATCCCTGTGAATAAAATGATTGGTGTCATAGGCGTTGCGCCAGAAGGGGAAGGCGTCAATTGCGGAACGCCAGGAGCACATGGCGGCAACATGGATAATAAAATGGTGACTGAAGGAGCGACGTTGTACTTTCCGGTATTTGCAGAAGGGGCATTGTTCGCGCTAGGCGACTTGCATGCCGCGATGGGCGACGGTGAAGTGAGCGTATCTGGAGTTGAGGTTGCAGGGGAAGTTACCGTGACGCTTGATGTCATCAAAGGCGTGTCATTGCGTCATCCGATGCTTGAGAATGAAAAAGCATTCACCCAAATAGTATCCGCTCCGACGTTGGACGCAGCAGCAAAAACGGCAGCAATCGAAATGATTGAGCGCATTGCCGACAAGTCATCTCTTCCAGTAAGCGAAGTGACGATGCTTATGAGCGCAGTCGGCCAATCGGAAATCTGCCAAATCGTCGATCCACTCATGACAGCAAGATTCGTCGTGCCGAAATGGGTGCTTAGTCAGCTAGGTGCTTCTTTTTTTGAATGAAAATGTTAGCAACTACTAATAATCTAAGAAACAGTGCTTTACAAAAGGAGTTATATAAAATGACCGAAACTAAAGGCACAGAAATGATACGCTCTTCAAAAGCAGAAAACATCCTCTCTCAGATCAATAGTAAAACTAAGCTAGGCGACTTACGAAAAATCGCCAAGGACATTAAAAAAGATCACGAACTAGCTATGGAACTTTGGTCAACCGGAGAGTTTTTGCCGAGACTATTAGCAATCCTAATTATGGACAAAAAACTGCTTACACAAGATGTGCTCAATCAGCTTGATAAAGATATACAGGCTCACACTTTGGAGGAGCGAAATAACATAATGGATTGGTTGATGGCTAATCAGCTCACCAAAGACAAGAAGACGATTTTCTTGATGGAGTCATGGGAAAATAGCCCTTCTGCTCTTCAAAGGCGAGCTTTCTGGTATTATCAAGCGCGATTGAGATGGACTGGACAAACACCGCCTGATAATACCGAAGAATTGCTAGCTGCAATCGAGGCTACTATTACGCAGGAAGAACCGGAAGTTCAATGGGCTATGAATTTTACCGCAGGCTGGATAGGCGTATACGATGAAAAGAATCGTGCACGTTGTATAAAAATAGGTGAGGAAGCGGGCCTTTACAAAGATGAAAAAGTATCGAAAGGATGTACTCCCAACTATTTGCCCGAGTTCATTACGATTGAAGTTAACAAACGGATTAAGAGTTAGTTATCTTTGAATAATATATTATGTTTACATAAAACGTTCGGATGAATCCGAACGTTTTATTTGCT harbors:
- a CDS encoding acetamidase/formamidase family protein, yielding MTKIGCDEGIIYEFNKVHEPIRTIPAGSTVTIQTYDCFQNQIQSADTEVTAIDWNKINPATGPLYVEGAMPGDVLKVKIERIDIGDQGVMVVGPELGVMGHALSKMESKILPIKDDHVLFNDLQIPVNKMIGVIGVAPEGEGVNCGTPGAHGGNMDNKMVTEGATLYFPVFAEGALFALGDLHAAMGDGEVSVSGVEVAGEVTVTLDVIKGVSLRHPMLENEKAFTQIVSAPTLDAAAKTAAIEMIERIADKSSLPVSEVTMLMSAVGQSEICQIVDPLMTARFVVPKWVLSQLGASFFE
- a CDS encoding DNA alkylation repair protein; this encodes MTETKGTEMIRSSKAENILSQINSKTKLGDLRKIAKDIKKDHELAMELWSTGEFLPRLLAILIMDKKLLTQDVLNQLDKDIQAHTLEERNNIMDWLMANQLTKDKKTIFLMESWENSPSALQRRAFWYYQARLRWTGQTPPDNTEELLAAIEATITQEEPEVQWAMNFTAGWIGVYDEKNRARCIKIGEEAGLYKDEKVSKGCTPNYLPEFITIEVNKRIKS